One genomic window of Luteitalea pratensis includes the following:
- the dnaA gene encoding chromosomal replication initiator protein DnaA: MSEHIWERVLARVEAKLNRHTFLTWFKPTRFIRENGDTLMVEVPDGTVRDWLLRHYGSILAEALAEAGRPGAVVSFVPADGTEISEPSPAEEFLIRQSEDPATAPPLAQGPSGLNHRYTFETFVVGPSNQFANAAARAVAEAPGRSYNPLFMYGGVGLGKTHLMHAIGQYVDRHHRQSALTYISSERFMNEMINAIRYERIIDFRERYRNVDVLLVDDAQFLAGKEATQNEFFHTFNALYDSGKQIVLSSDRPPHEIPALEERLRSRFNWGLIADIQPPDLETKIAILKKKSDADGVPLPDNVALFIATKIKSNIRDLEGSLIRLVAYASLTGKDITLALAQDVLRSIIGGEEKAITLDALVKFVAEYYGVRPSELKAASNSRQVVTPRQVAMYLCKTLTSASLPDIGRVFGKHHSTVIHSIRKVEEDRKKNADFNSQINAMLDNFR; the protein is encoded by the coding sequence ATGAGCGAGCACATCTGGGAACGCGTCCTCGCCCGGGTCGAGGCCAAGCTGAACCGCCACACTTTCCTCACGTGGTTCAAGCCCACCCGTTTCATCCGCGAGAATGGCGACACCCTCATGGTCGAGGTGCCGGACGGAACGGTCCGGGATTGGCTGCTGCGTCACTACGGATCGATCCTTGCCGAGGCACTGGCCGAGGCCGGCCGGCCGGGCGCGGTCGTCTCCTTCGTGCCGGCCGACGGCACCGAAATTTCCGAACCCTCGCCTGCCGAGGAATTCCTGATCCGTCAATCGGAGGACCCGGCGACGGCACCGCCACTCGCCCAAGGGCCGTCCGGGCTGAACCACCGCTACACGTTCGAGACGTTCGTCGTCGGGCCGTCCAACCAGTTTGCCAATGCCGCCGCGCGCGCCGTGGCGGAGGCTCCTGGCCGCTCCTACAACCCGCTCTTCATGTACGGCGGCGTCGGCCTTGGCAAGACCCACCTCATGCATGCGATCGGCCAGTACGTCGACCGGCACCACCGACAATCGGCGCTGACCTACATCTCGTCGGAACGCTTCATGAACGAGATGATCAACGCCATCCGATACGAACGGATCATCGACTTCCGTGAACGGTACCGGAACGTCGACGTGCTGCTCGTCGACGACGCGCAGTTCCTGGCAGGCAAGGAAGCGACACAGAACGAATTCTTCCATACGTTCAACGCGCTCTACGACTCCGGCAAGCAGATCGTGCTGAGCAGCGATCGGCCGCCGCACGAAATTCCGGCACTCGAGGAACGCCTCCGTTCCCGTTTCAACTGGGGCCTCATCGCCGACATCCAGCCGCCAGACCTCGAGACCAAGATCGCGATTCTCAAGAAGAAGTCGGATGCCGATGGCGTGCCGCTGCCCGACAACGTCGCGCTCTTCATCGCCACGAAGATCAAGTCGAACATTCGTGACCTGGAAGGTTCCCTGATTCGCCTGGTGGCCTACGCCTCCCTGACCGGCAAGGACATCACCCTGGCGCTTGCCCAGGACGTGCTGCGCAGCATCATCGGCGGCGAGGAGAAGGCAATCACGCTGGATGCCCTGGTCAAGTTCGTCGCGGAGTACTACGGGGTGCGCCCCAGCGAGCTGAAGGCCGCCAGCAACTCGCGCCAGGTGGTTACCCCCCGCCAGGTGGCGATGTACCTCTGCAAGACGCTGACGTCGGCGTCACTGCCCGACATCGGTCGGGTGTTCGGCAAGCACCACTCGACGGTCATCCACTCCATTCGCAAGGTGGAGGAGGACCGGAAGAAGAATGCGGATTTCAACAGCCAGATCAACGCCATGCTCGACAATTTCCGCTAG
- the dnaN gene encoding DNA polymerase III subunit beta: protein MELVVRKNDLLRELQLFQGIVERKNTMPVLANVLMRADGSQVELIATDLDVGLRSTCVAQSLAKPGTLTLPAKKLFEIVKALPETDIRIEQNRSGVTVAAERFESHLSTLPADDFPQLPVVGEMVATLPRDPIRQMVSKTMFAITGEDTRYYLNGALFVLKPDSMSLVATDGHRLALVTVTGETGAAEHKALLPKKTMQELGRLLAEGDGDVVFERAENHLFFTVGGRRLFSRMIDAQFPAYERVIPKNNDKAIEFERDRLTSAIRRVSLLSNERSRAVRFLISSGKVEVTSQSPDLGDAKEELLVTYDGPDVQICFNAQYVTDFLAAVETEQVSLSFRDEMSQAVMKPVGADGYDYTYVIMPMRP, encoded by the coding sequence ATGGAACTGGTGGTCCGCAAGAACGATCTGCTTCGCGAGCTGCAGTTGTTTCAAGGCATCGTGGAACGCAAGAACACGATGCCGGTGCTCGCCAACGTCCTGATGCGGGCCGATGGCTCCCAGGTCGAGCTGATCGCGACCGACCTCGATGTCGGTCTGCGCAGCACGTGCGTCGCGCAGAGCCTGGCCAAGCCTGGCACCCTGACGCTGCCCGCGAAGAAGCTGTTCGAGATCGTGAAGGCCCTGCCAGAGACCGACATCCGCATCGAGCAGAACCGCTCGGGCGTGACGGTCGCGGCAGAACGCTTCGAATCGCACCTCTCGACGCTCCCGGCCGACGACTTCCCGCAGTTGCCGGTCGTCGGTGAGATGGTGGCGACGCTGCCCCGCGACCCCATCAGGCAGATGGTCTCGAAGACCATGTTCGCGATCACCGGCGAGGACACGCGCTATTACCTGAACGGCGCCCTGTTCGTGCTCAAGCCGGACAGCATGAGCCTGGTTGCGACCGATGGGCATCGGCTCGCGCTCGTCACGGTGACAGGCGAGACCGGCGCAGCCGAGCACAAGGCGCTGTTGCCCAAGAAGACGATGCAGGAACTCGGTCGCCTGCTTGCCGAAGGCGACGGTGACGTGGTGTTCGAACGCGCCGAGAACCACCTCTTCTTCACGGTCGGTGGCCGGCGTCTTTTCTCACGGATGATTGATGCGCAGTTCCCCGCGTACGAGCGCGTCATTCCGAAGAACAACGACAAGGCGATCGAGTTCGAGCGCGATCGCTTGACGAGCGCCATCAGACGCGTGTCCTTGCTCTCGAACGAGCGCTCGCGCGCGGTGCGTTTCCTCATCAGCAGCGGCAAGGTCGAGGTGACGTCGCAGAGCCCCGACCTCGGCGACGCCAAGGAAGAACTGCTGGTCACCTACGACGGACCCGACGTCCAGATCTGCTTCAACGCGCAGTACGTCACCGATTTTCTCGCGGCCGTGGAGACCGAACAGGTGAGCCTGTCGTTCCGCGACGAGATGAGTCAGGCCGTCATGAAACCGGTGGGTGCCGACGGGTACGACTACACGTACGTGATCATGCCGATGCGGCCCTAG
- the gyrB gene encoding DNA topoisomerase (ATP-hydrolyzing) subunit B, protein MRTATGTAEDYGAESIKVLEGLEAVRKRPGMYIGTTGEAGLHHLVYEVVDNSVDEALAGHCSEVNVIIHIDDSITVVDDGRGIPVDMHESGRSAAEVVLTVLHAGGKFNQEGSAYKVSGGLHGVGVSVVNALSELLELEIWRNGHVYQQVYSRGIPQETLAETGTTKKRGTKVHFKPDTTIFEATTFSFDTLNNRLRELAFLNAGIIITLEDERGDGKSVRYEYRGGIVEYVQFMNRAKRAVHEAPIYMRGERNEIDVEIALQWNDSYDENLYTFANNINTHEGGFHLSGFKAALTRTVNAYIASANIPKDLKDTPISGDDAREGLAGVISVKIPSPQFEGQTKTKLGNTEVKGIVETIVNEKLGAFFEENPGVAKSIIQKAADAARAREAARKARDLVRRKGALDGSSLPGKLADCQERDPAQSEIYIVEGDSAGGSAKQGRDRRFQAILPIKGKILNVEKARFDKMLSSDEIKTMIAALGTGIGRKREETDRDGFDITKLRYHRVIIMTDADVDGSHIRTLLLTFFYRQMRELVDNGHIYIAQPPLYRAKRGKQEVYIKNDADLEAYLIKRATDSRVLRLLDRGLEYSGEELEALLHRMIAFDRNLRHVERRGVPQDVVSALLNAGARDREYFSDREKMEALAAELTRDQRMVSVVVDEEHNAFFLEIDDRSAGYPRVSRAGVEFAQTPDFRALLNSYRDVSAIDGRMVIAQVGAVHEEPEETAAEPIEAAAVIETVAEPVRRPAKKDADHEVQSLSDLVGYFLEIGRKGVAINRYKGLGEMNPDTLWETTMKPEVRTLLQVRAEDQAEADLMFSTLMGDQVEPRRKFIEDNALDVKNLDV, encoded by the coding sequence ATGCGCACCGCCACCGGGACGGCGGAAGACTACGGCGCCGAATCGATCAAGGTGCTCGAAGGCCTCGAGGCCGTGCGCAAGCGGCCGGGCATGTACATCGGCACGACCGGTGAAGCCGGACTGCACCACCTGGTGTACGAAGTCGTCGACAACTCCGTCGACGAGGCGCTTGCCGGGCACTGCTCCGAAGTCAACGTCATCATCCACATCGACGACTCGATCACGGTCGTCGACGACGGGCGCGGCATTCCGGTGGACATGCACGAGAGCGGGAGGTCCGCGGCCGAGGTCGTGCTGACGGTCCTGCACGCCGGTGGCAAGTTCAACCAGGAAGGCAGCGCTTACAAGGTCTCCGGCGGGTTGCACGGGGTCGGCGTGTCTGTGGTCAACGCGCTGTCGGAGTTGCTCGAACTCGAGATCTGGCGCAACGGCCACGTCTACCAGCAGGTGTACTCGCGCGGCATTCCGCAGGAAACGCTCGCGGAGACCGGCACCACGAAGAAGCGCGGCACGAAGGTCCACTTCAAGCCCGACACGACCATCTTCGAGGCGACCACGTTCAGCTTCGACACGCTGAACAACCGCCTGCGCGAACTCGCGTTCCTCAACGCCGGCATCATCATCACGCTCGAGGACGAGCGCGGCGACGGGAAATCGGTACGTTACGAATACAGGGGCGGCATCGTCGAATATGTGCAGTTCATGAACCGCGCCAAGCGCGCGGTCCACGAAGCGCCGATCTACATGCGTGGAGAACGCAACGAAATCGACGTCGAGATTGCGCTGCAATGGAACGACTCGTACGACGAGAACCTGTACACGTTTGCCAACAACATCAACACCCACGAGGGCGGCTTTCACCTTTCCGGGTTCAAGGCGGCACTGACTCGTACGGTCAATGCCTACATTGCCAGCGCCAACATTCCGAAGGACCTGAAGGACACGCCCATCAGCGGTGATGACGCCCGCGAGGGCCTGGCCGGCGTCATCAGCGTCAAGATCCCGAGTCCGCAGTTCGAAGGCCAGACCAAGACCAAGCTCGGTAACACCGAGGTCAAGGGCATCGTCGAGACGATCGTCAACGAGAAACTGGGTGCGTTCTTCGAGGAGAACCCCGGGGTCGCCAAGTCGATCATCCAGAAGGCCGCCGACGCTGCACGGGCTCGCGAGGCAGCCCGCAAGGCGCGCGACCTGGTGCGCCGCAAGGGCGCGCTCGACGGCAGTTCACTCCCCGGCAAACTGGCCGACTGCCAGGAGCGCGATCCCGCCCAGAGCGAGATCTACATCGTCGAAGGCGACTCCGCAGGCGGGTCCGCCAAGCAGGGACGAGACCGGCGCTTCCAGGCCATCCTGCCCATCAAGGGCAAGATCCTGAACGTCGAGAAGGCCCGCTTCGACAAGATGCTGAGCAGCGACGAGATCAAGACGATGATCGCGGCGCTCGGCACGGGTATCGGCCGCAAGCGGGAGGAAACCGACCGCGACGGCTTCGACATCACCAAGCTCCGCTACCACCGCGTCATCATCATGACCGACGCCGACGTCGACGGATCGCACATCCGTACGCTCCTGCTGACGTTCTTCTACCGCCAGATGCGCGAGTTGGTCGACAACGGGCACATCTACATCGCCCAACCGCCGCTGTATCGCGCCAAGCGAGGCAAGCAGGAGGTCTACATCAAGAACGATGCCGATCTCGAGGCGTACCTGATCAAGCGCGCCACGGACTCACGCGTGCTGCGCCTGCTCGATCGCGGCCTCGAATACAGCGGCGAGGAACTCGAGGCGCTGCTGCACAGGATGATTGCCTTCGATCGGAACCTGCGCCATGTCGAGCGGCGCGGCGTGCCCCAGGACGTGGTCAGCGCGCTGCTCAATGCCGGCGCCCGCGACCGTGAGTACTTCAGCGACCGCGAGAAGATGGAAGCACTCGCCGCCGAATTGACGCGGGACCAACGCATGGTCTCCGTCGTCGTCGACGAGGAACACAACGCGTTCTTCCTCGAGATCGACGACCGCTCCGCCGGCTATCCGCGTGTCTCGCGCGCCGGCGTCGAGTTCGCCCAGACGCCCGACTTCCGGGCGCTCCTCAACAGTTACCGGGACGTCTCGGCCATCGACGGCCGCATGGTCATCGCACAGGTCGGCGCGGTCCATGAAGAACCCGAGGAAACCGCCGCCGAGCCCATCGAGGCTGCTGCCGTCATCGAGACCGTGGCAGAACCCGTCCGCCGGCCGGCAAAGAAGGACGCCGACCACGAGGTGCAGTCGCTGTCCGACCTGGTGGGCTACTTCCTCGAGATCGGCCGCAAGGGCGTGGCCATCAACCGCTACAAGGGCCTGGGCGAGATGAACCCGGACACGTTGTGGGAGACGACGATGAAGCCGGAAGTGCGCACGCTGCTGCAGGTGCGTGCCGAGGATCAGGCCGAGGCCGACCTCATGTTCTCGACGCTGATGGGCGACCAGGTAGAGCCCCGCCGCAAGTTCATCGAGGACAACGCGCTCGACGTGAAGAACCTCGACGTCTAG